In Epinephelus moara isolate mb chromosome 20, YSFRI_EMoa_1.0, whole genome shotgun sequence, the genomic stretch ttgtgtgtctctttgtagtcattctgcATCTttgtgtagtcattttgtgtctctttgcagtcattctGCATCTTTATGTAGCCAATTTGTGTCTCTCTTCGGTCATTTTGCGTCTTTatgtagccattttgtgtccttttgtagtcattttgcatctttgtgtAGCCATTTTTTGACTCTTGtcagtcattttgcatctttctatagtcattttgagtctcttcatGGTCATTTTGCTTCGTTGtgtagtcattgtgtgtctctttgtagtcattctgcATCTTTGTgtagtcaatttgtgtctctcttCGGTCATTTTGCGTCTTTATGTAGCCAATTTGTGtccttttgtagtcattttgcatctttgtgtAGCCATTTTTTGACTCTTGtcagtcattttgcatctttgtgtAGCCATTTTTTTGACTCTTGtcagtcattttgcatctttccatagtcattttgagtctcttcatGGTCATTTTGCGTGTttgtgtagtcattttgtgtctctttgtagtcattttgcatgtttgtgtagctgtttttgtctctgtggttgttttacagttttgtgttgccattttatgtctctttgtaatgGTTTTGCATCATTGGGCTGTTTTATGAgactttatagtcattttgcatTCTTGTgttgtggtttttgtttttttaggtaGTTTGGCATCTTTGTGTAgacatgttgtgtctctttgtagtcgttttgagtctctttctgtAACATTCTCCAGGTGAAGCTTTACAGCATATGGCATTGTATGCTTTAAAgctctctgaggcaaattgtgatttgtgatattggaatttataaataaaattgaattgaactgaactgaactttcAAGTGCTGCTCTTGGTTGGAAAACTGCagctgtacttaagtattttattttaacactggACATTAAGAAAGGCTGCTCTGACACGCTGACTCTAAAGAGTGAAGCCCAGCTGAAGTGTGTCTCAAGACTTGGAGTCACCTGCAGCTGTATGGTGGCAGAGATGATCATACTCTTCCTCAGGTCTCCCACTCTGAACATGAAGGTCGGTCGACCGTTTCGAGGAGCAATGACGCCGTTTCTCGAGAAGATGAGCGTCTCTGCTCGGCGGTTGGCCTGCGCTGTCTTCATGAACACGCAGCCGAGCATCACGGCATTGATGATCAGCCCCAGAATATTCTGGATGATCAACACTGTGATGGCCAGTGGACACTCCTCCGTCACCATCCTGCCTCCAAAACCGATGGTCACCTGCAGCAGACGGGACCTCAGCATTAAcatcaccccaaaaaacagcACCTGGATCAGTCAGACCAGCAACAGCTCTCACCTGGACCTCAATGGAGAAAAGGAAGGCTGAGGTGAAGGAGTGGATGGCGGTGACGCAGGGGATGGGGCGCGGCTCGCCATCGGGATCATGGGGCTCCAGGTCTCCGTGAGCGAAGGCAACAAGCCACCAGATCATAGCGAACAGCATCCAGGAGCAGAGGAAGGCCGAGGTGAAGATGAGGAGGGAGTGCTGCCACTTCAGGTCCACCATGGTGGTGAAAACATCCTGCAGGAAGCGACCCTGAAACACACGAAGAAGAGAAAGTGTCTCAAATGTACATTTCTTAACTGGCACAGAGGCATCTTTCAAATTCAAGGATATGTGGGAATCACTCAGAAATGTTCAGACTCTCAGCCCAAATCACAAGATCTGTCGTAATCTGGTGTTGAGGGACAGTGTTAAAGGGGGAATattggtttttggttttttaTTCTGATGAAGATCCGAGTTGATTGAAACGTCTTGCTTAAACTTTTGTGGAATGTTGTGCAGATGCAGGGACATGGCTGGGTTCAGCGCACACAGCCCACAGTGAGAGCTTGCTGGGCTGTAAGCTTGGGCTTTGCACGTTTCCCCTCGGTTGTTTCTCCTCATGTTTCTCCTTTTATGTTTTCCCTCATGTGTCTCCTCATGTTTCCTCTGGTATGGCTCTCATGTTTCCCCTCATATGTTTCCACTCTTAATGTTGCCCTTTGTAAGTTCCCCCCTTGTATGGTTCTCCTGATATGTTTCCCCTGATCGTACATTTCACATCATATGTTGTCCCTTGTAAGTTTCTCCTCGTACGTCTCCCCTCTCCTCTACCTGCTCCCTGATGTTCTTGTGGGCCACGTTGCAGGATCCAGTCTTGGTGATGAAGCGAGCTCTCTGGGATCTGGAGCGGCTGCGGTTCggctggttctggtcctccGCCAGACGGGTCAGCAGGAAACCGTCTGGCAGGAGGCCCTTCCTGGCCAACATgatgctgcacacacaaacacacacagaaacacttaaGTTTGTATGTGTGGTTGAAACCTACATGTTCAATACAATTGGTTTGTTAATTTATTctattaaataataatgatgttaGGATTGTATTTGAGACATTAAGTCCTTTTTTCCCATCAGTGCAGAAAGTATGAGCGACCAGAGTTATGTATGTTCTGTGTTGTACCACAAGACCACAAATGTAATTGATTGGTTATCCACACATCAGCAGCCCTCTTCATTTCTGATTGAATTAAAGTGTGGTTTTGGTTAGAGCATATTGTTTATGTTCGACTGTTTGTGAAAAATAACTTCATGGTCAAACAGGTTTCAGACATGGAATTAAAACTGTGTTTGAATTGACATAGAACTTCCTTAATCGTAAAGAAGTAAATGACATTATTAACCTAATATTCATCTAATAAATGCTCTGTATGTAATTTCTGCTGCTAGGGGTCTCTCAAATAGAGCAATAACAAAAGGCAGACTTTGATGATGTTGTGAAGTA encodes the following:
- the kcnj11l gene encoding potassium inwardly rectifying channel subfamily J member 11, like isoform X1, yielding MLARKGLLPDGFLLTRLAEDQNQPNRSRSRSQRARFITKTGSCNVAHKNIREQGRFLQDVFTTMVDLKWQHSLLIFTSAFLCSWMLFAMIWWLVAFAHGDLEPHDPDGEPRPIPCVTAIHSFTSAFLFSIEVQVTIGFGGRMVTEECPLAITVLIIQNILGLIINAVMLGCVFMKTAQANRRAETLIFSRNGVIAPRNGRPTFMFRVGDLRKSMIISATIQLQVIRRTVTAEGEVIPVCQLDIQVENPLRSNGIFLVSPLIISHTMERGSPLYELSAQSLASEDLEIIVILEGVVETTGITMQARTSYTPEEILWGRRFVSIITEEDGRYCVDYSKFGNTVPVRMASLSAKELDQTRGVQEGSSDPVNPQGWGLVRAGRGGFRRGGRTCDSAAAPQPWYTQSEKPEKEVEQRGEKKKVQLEVIGRQIEEDALGEMSD